In the genome of Bacteroides mediterraneensis, the window CCCGTGAACATCCAGACCGCCGATTACGAAGCTATCCTGCGCGTGCCGGGCATTGGGGTAAAATCTGCCCGCCTGATTGTGACTTCCCGCCGTTTCTCGCGCATCGGCTTCTATGAACTGAAAAAGATGGGAGCCGTGATGAAAAAAGCTAAATACTTCATCACCTGCAATGAACTGCCCGACAAGACTATCCACGAACTGGGTGCAGCCGGTGTACGAAGGCTCTTGCTTCCTATTCCCCGCAAAAAGACAGACGAGCGTCAATTAAGTTTCGACTTCACAGAAACAGAGGAAGCTGCCCCCACACACAAGTGAAAGCAGCTTCTTTCTTATTATTCCTATCCTGCATCTTCAACGGACGGACACTTCCATCACAGGTTGTTCCTTCACCATATCCAAGGGAACCGCTCTGTATTTGACGCGCTGGAAATCAATCTTGTTCAAGTCAATGCTGCGGATAGATGCATTATACATTGTGCGGAAATAAATCATCCGATGCCGCATGTCTGTAGCCGAAGTCCACTGGGTCGCACTTGGGATATTGGCCGGAATCTTTCCTCCCTGAAACTCAATACCTACCGGAATATCGAAATTGTTCAGAATCTGAAATCCCTGAAGCACCGTCTGATGGGCATTTTCCTGCTGAGGAGCCGTAGTCTGATAAAAGGCAGCCCGCACAAAACGGGAAGGAGGAGTCACATCGCCCGGTATTCCCAGGAAACCGCTTCCTGCACCAAAAGAACGTAAGGTAATCTTCCCAAACTCCTGAGGTTGTGCACTACCCGCATAGAGATTCACATAATTATTCAAGTTGGTCAACTGCCATTCAAAGCCCGGAGAATTGGTCAATACACCCAATTCGTTTTCATAAAAATGTAACTGTCCGTCCACAATCTCCAGCACTACCTGTCGTCCCGATACATCGGCAAACCGCCAGTGTACAGTGGACGCTCGTGGGTCAATGGCTACCACATGCACCTCTTTCAGGCTTTCCATCACCTCGTCCACAGTCTGGCAATTCCCCAAGACCCAAGCTACCAGCTGCAAATCGGCAATGGAAGAGGATTTCCATTCAGCCTTATAAGTCTCATATTTTCCATAGTTCGGAAAATAGAACAAACCGGCAGAAAGTCCTTTCTCGTTCAGTCCTTCGGCCACAAATTCTTTCTGTTCCACCGAAAGGCCTACGTAACCATATTTTGCCGTAAATTTCATGCCATCCTGCCCGCCGGGTACATACGACTGTGCCGTATAGCCACGCGGAACCACTACATAGCAGCTGTTCAAATCACTTCCGCCCCATTCAATGGTACGGGCCAGAATGCGCGTACTGTCTTTTGCCGTCAAGGTAATACCGGTACAAGCCTGCGAAGGCTGCGACTGGAAGACGGCCACTGTGGCCATCAGTCCCAAAAGCATAGATTTGTAATTCATCATTCACTCGATTTTTAGTATACAACAAAAAACGTCTGATTTTGTTTCGGTTTATCGTTTTTTACTACTTTTGTTCTCCGAAAGCTTTTTTCAAAGATAGAAAATTTTCCATTAAAAACCATGATTATTTTTCAATATGATGCCACTTTCGAAGGTCTGCTCACCGCCTTGTTCGACGCCTACTTCCGCCGGACTTTTCCCGACCTCCTGCTTACAGAAAAGGAGCCGCTACCTCTTTTCTATAACGAAAGCCATCGGGTAGTGACCGACATGGTCAAAGCGGAACGGGTATGGAAACTGCTTTCCCGGAAACTTTCCCGGAGTGCCCTGTCCTGCCTCACTTACTGCTGGCTTTCCGAAACACCGGAGGCCCCGATACTCCTTTTCCGCTATATGAGAAAAGTGACGGATGCTTCCCGTTCCATCGAACAAAATTTTGCTGACCCGGATGTACTCGGAGTATATCAGCTAAGCAAGAAAGTGGCAGGCGAACGGATGCGGGTACTCCAATTCATGCGTTTTCAAAAGACAGCCGACCAAACTTATTTCGGTATCATGGAACCAATATACAATGTGTATCCACTGACCATCCAGCATTTTCAAGACCGTTTTGCCGACCAAGCATGGATTATTTACGACGCCCGCCGCCGATACGGATACTATTACGACCTGAAAGAAGTAAATGAAATTACATTTGAAAACTCACAAGCCGATTTCCTGCGCCACGGAAAACTGCAGGATGAACTCCTGGATAAAAACGAAAAGCTTTTCCAAGAGGGATGGAAAAGCTATTTTCACAGTGTCTGTATTCAGTCCCGACTCAACCCCATAAAGCACAAAAAGGATATGCCGGTCCGTTTTTGGAAATACCTTACAGAAAAAGATTAGGCAAACGGAAATAAATCATCCGGATATCCGATATCCACCAGAAAAAGGGCATGCCCCGGTACGGAGGTCCCCGCGCTGCAGCGGTTCTTCTCTTCTATCACTTTCCGGAATCCCTCGACCGAGAGTTTCCCTCGTCCCACTTCAACCAGTGTTCCGACAATGGCCCGCACCATGTTCCGCAAAAAACGGTCGGCCTGAATGGTGAACACCCATTCCGTATCACTTAGCTGATCCCAATGGGCCTGCATAATCTTGCAGTTGTTGGTCTTGACATCCGTGTGCAATTTACTGAAACTCGTAAAATCCGTATAGTCGAACAGCGTCTGGGCCGCTTCGTTCATTTTCTCAAAATCCAGCGGCTGGAACAATCTCCAGCAATAGGCCCGGTTGAACGGATTCTTCTGCGTGGTCACATAATACTTGTACGTGCGATAGGTAGCATCGAAACGGGCATGGGCATCTTGATTTACCCTTCTGACACGATACACCGAAATATCCGGCGGCAACAAGCGGTTGAGCTTGTCTGTCACCGTGTCTTCCTCCAACATCCATTCCACATCAAAATGGGCCACCATCAGACGGGCATGTACTCCCGCATCCGTACGTCCGGCACCGACCACTTCAATGGCGTCATCCCGTAAAAACGTATGCAAAGCTTTCATCAAGGTTTCCTGCACACTGCTTCCATTCGGCTGTATCTGCCAGCCATGATAATTGGTTCCGTCGTAGGCCAAAT includes:
- a CDS encoding TIGR03915 family putative DNA repair protein, whose translation is MIIFQYDATFEGLLTALFDAYFRRTFPDLLLTEKEPLPLFYNESHRVVTDMVKAERVWKLLSRKLSRSALSCLTYCWLSETPEAPILLFRYMRKVTDASRSIEQNFADPDVLGVYQLSKKVAGERMRVLQFMRFQKTADQTYFGIMEPIYNVYPLTIQHFQDRFADQAWIIYDARRRYGYYYDLKEVNEITFENSQADFLRHGKLQDELLDKNEKLFQEGWKSYFHSVCIQSRLNPIKHKKDMPVRFWKYLTEKD
- a CDS encoding choloylglycine hydrolase family protein; translation: MLLGLMATVAVFQSQPSQACTGITLTAKDSTRILARTIEWGGSDLNSCYVVVPRGYTAQSYVPGGQDGMKFTAKYGYVGLSVEQKEFVAEGLNEKGLSAGLFYFPNYGKYETYKAEWKSSSIADLQLVAWVLGNCQTVDEVMESLKEVHVVAIDPRASTVHWRFADVSGRQVVLEIVDGQLHFYENELGVLTNSPGFEWQLTNLNNYVNLYAGSAQPQEFGKITLRSFGAGSGFLGIPGDVTPPSRFVRAAFYQTTAPQQENAHQTVLQGFQILNNFDIPVGIEFQGGKIPANIPSATQWTSATDMRHRMIYFRTMYNASIRSIDLNKIDFQRVKYRAVPLDMVKEQPVMEVSVR
- the truA gene encoding tRNA pseudouridine(38-40) synthase TruA, yielding MFRYFIYLAYDGTNYHGWQIQPNGSSVQETLMKALHTFLRDDAIEVVGAGRTDAGVHARLMVAHFDVEWMLEEDTVTDKLNRLLPPDISVYRVRRVNQDAHARFDATYRTYKYYVTTQKNPFNRAYCWRLFQPLDFEKMNEAAQTLFDYTDFTSFSKLHTDVKTNNCKIMQAHWDQLSDTEWVFTIQADRFLRNMVRAIVGTLVEVGRGKLSVEGFRKVIEEKNRCSAGTSVPGHALFLVDIGYPDDLFPFA